One Oryza brachyantha chromosome 3, ObraRS2, whole genome shotgun sequence DNA segment encodes these proteins:
- the LOC102714717 gene encoding uncharacterized protein LOC102714717 has translation MVTAESGGGAAAAVLREVATLRFARQVVLGRWFMVLACLLILSASGATYIFGIYSKVLKTSLGYDQQTLNTLSFFKDLGANVGVISGLINEVTPPWVVLAMGAAMNLAGYLMIYLAIDGRTARPPVWLMCIYICVGANSQSFANTGALVTCVKNFPESRGIVLGLLKGFVGLSGAIFTQLYLAIYGDDAKSLVLLIAWLPAAISILFVHTVRIMPYRPSRRRDGGASAATSNDAFFCFLYISIALAVYLLTMIVVQNQTTFSHTAYVVSATALLLVLFLPLVVVIKQEYRIKRELDESLLEPPTVTIEKPTTAAAANAAMQMSTASTTKTKTEAATEEASSSAPAPAPPSSCLGSCLKHMFSPPAQGEDYSILQALVSVDMLVLFLATICGVGGTLTAIDNMGQIGQSLGYPAKSIKTFISLISIWNYAGRVTSGFASEIFLTRYKFPRPMMLTLVLLLACVGHLLIAFGVPQSLYAASVIIGFCFGAQWPLLFAIISEVFGLKYYSTLYNFGSVASPIGAYVLNVRVAGYLYDVEAAKQHGGSLSGGDKTCLGVQCFRKSFLIITAATVAGALVSLILVWRTRKFYRGDIYAKFRDNAAGDQAATNGNFIAATEKKSAIVNDDDKKG, from the coding sequence atggtgacgGCGGAGtcgggcggtggcgcggcggcggcggtgctgagggaggtggcgacgctGCGGTTCGCGCGGCAGGTGGTGCTGGGGCGGTGGTTCATGGTGCTGGCGTGCCTGCTGATCCTGTCGGCGTCGGGGGCGACGTACATCTTCGGCATCTACTCCAAGGTGCTCAAGACGTCGCTGGGCTACGACCAGCAGACGCTGAACACGCTCTCCTTCTTCAAGGACCTGGGCGCCAACGTCGGCGTCATCTCGGGGCTCATCAACGAGGTGACGCCGCCGTGGGTGGTGCTCGCCATGGGCGCCGCCATGAACCTCGCCGGCTACCTCATGATCTACCTCGCCATCGACGGCCGCACCGCGCGGCCGCCGGTCTGGCTCATGTGCATCTACATCTGCGTCGGCGCCAACTCGCAGTCCTTCGCCAACACCGGCGCGCTCGTCACCTGCGTCAAGAACTTCCCGGAGAGCCGCGGCATCGTGCTCGGCCTGCTCAAGGGCTTCGTCGGGCTCAGCGGCGCCATCTTCACGCAGCTCTACCTCGCCATctacggcgacgacgccaAGTCTCTCGTGCTGCTCATCGCGTGGCtccccgccgccatctccaTCCTGTTCGTCCACACCGTCCGCATCATGCCGTACcgccccagccgccgccgcgacggcggggcctccgccgccaccagcaACGACGCCTTCTTCTGCTTCCTCTACATCTCCATCGCGCTCGCCGTCTACCTGCTCACCATGATCGTCGTGCAGAACCAGACCACCTTCTCGCACACGGCCTACGTCGTGTCAGCCACCGCGCTGCTCctcgtcctcttcctcccgctcgtcgtcgtcatcaagCAGGAGTACCGGATCAAGAGGGAGCTCGACGAGTCCCTCCTCGAGCCCCCCACGGTGACCATCGAGAAGCcaacaaccgccgccgccgccaacgcaGCGATGCAAATGTCAACAGCGAGCACCACCAAGACCAAAACAGAGGCAGCGACAGAggaggcgtcgtcgtcggcaccggcgccggcgccgccgtcttctTGCCTCGGGTCGTGCTTGAAGCACATGTTCAGCCCGCCGGCGCAGGGGGAGGACTACTCCATCCTGCAGGCGCTGGTGAGCGTGGACATGCTGGTGCTGTTCCTGGCCACCATctgcggcgtcggcggcacgCTGACGGCGATCGACAACATGGGGCAGATCGGGCAGTCGCTGGGCTACCCGGCGAAGAGCATCAAGACGTTCATCTCGCTCATCAGCATCTGGAACTACGCCGGCCGCGTCACCTCCGGCTTCGCGTCGGAGATCTTCCTGACCCGCTACAAGTTCCCGCGGCCGATGATGCTCACGCTggtgctcctcctcgcctGCGTCGGCCACCTCCTCATCGCCTTCGGCGTCCCGCAGTCGCTCTACGCCGCCTCCGTCATCATCGGCTTCTGCTTCGGCGCGCAGTGGCCGCTCCTCTTCGCCATCATCTCCGAGGTGTTCGGCCTCAAGTACTACTCCACGCTCTACAACTTCGGCTCCGTCGCGAGCCCCATCGGCGCCTACGTCCTCAACGTCCGCGTCGCCGGTTACCTCTACGACGTCGAGGCGGCCAAGCAGCACGGCGGCTCGCTCTCCGGTGGCGACAAGACCTGCCTCGGCGTGCAGTGCTTCCGGAAGTCCTTCCTCAtcatcaccgccgccaccgtcgccggcgcgctcgTCTCGCTCATCCTGGTCTGGAGGACGAGGAAATTCTACAGGGGAGACATCTACGCCAAGTTCCGCGAcaacgccgccggcgatcaaGCTGCCACCAACGGTAACTTCATCGCAGCTACAGAGAAGAAGTCAGCCATAGTCAACGATGATGACAAGAAGGGGTAA